AATATGTATACAGAAAATGAGGAAAGAAATTGGTCCATCAGCAACACCACAGGCAAGGTCCATGGAAGTGACTTCATTGTGAACGCAGAGGTTTCAGaagggtaattcggatacttgttTATAATAAAAGTTGTGGTAATATTATAAAGATGGAAATTAGGAAAAGTTATTTTCTTCATTAGACATTTTTGTGATTCACAGGAGAGAgtgaagatttaaaaaaaaaaaaaaaaaagagtttcaGAAAGAAGGAAGAGGTCTTTGGTCCTTGTAAGAAACTGGGAAGTTTATGTCAATTACTAGTGAATATCTCATTGATgcaggcatatatatatatatatagagagagagagagagagagatgtgTATATTTGTTGATTTTCTGGTTTTCAAGCTAAAGTTGATGTTTTAAGAGGAAGATGTGAAATATTATGCAAGTCTATTAAGCTATGTGAGTTTTGCTGAAATATACTGTATTGTATTTCTTCTCTTAAAATATAGTTTTTTTTAAGTGTCTAACAGCTTAAGAAACCAAATATTCATAAATTAGACTTAAAAATAAATTCATGAATTAGACTTAAAAGAACAAACTGGGGAAAAAGGGTTAATTTCAAACCACAATATATTCATTAATTATATGCAACATATTGAacttatattagtgtatatttttccGACATATTATATGCTGTTGGAAAATTAAACAAGCTCGGTCCCAAGTCTTAGTTCTTTATGTACACAGACCATCAGTGTTGAGAAGCAATGTAGTCCTTAGATTTCAACTCGATCAATGACACTATCATCGCCATTCTCTGACTCGGATTCTCCTCGATATATGATATTCATGATCGTCTTTGTGGCTTGGCCAACGGCATGAGAAGTTTTTCTAGCAGCCCCGGCAACAACGGGTTGTATAGAGATGATAGGTAGACTAGCCCTTTCCTGAATCATTGCTGGGTATAAGAGGAAATGAGGTTAAATAAAATGAAACCAATACCGAGCCTTTATGTCGGGGGTGGTTCAAGAGCGAGTTTTGAACTTACACATGGTCTGTTGGTGGGCAAGCGAACCGATCTGTCGAATTCCAGCTTCAGCGGCCTGTACAGCTTGAGCTGATTTGTTCACACCATCGGCTATCTCTTGGCTAAGTGGCAATTGCAAACCAAAAGCATTATATTATTGTGGCATCGGAAAGGAAACAGAAATATCAAAAGTTGACATCatatttattattcatttaagAAGTCATTACATCTATCAACTATAATATGCAATGACTATGCAACAAAAGGATGAAAATACGAGTGTGTCAGTGTCGGATATAGGTATGTGTCTGACATGAGCATGTTcaattttctcttaatttttttcTGATCATATCCTCATAACGATACTCCCgtacttcaagaaaaataaagacTCAGAGCAAAACAATGCAAGAGTATACAACAAAAAAGACAAAGAAGATTTAATTGTTACCTTAAATCACTTAGTTCCAGTGTAAGATCACTGATTTCCATGCCCGAAAGCCTAATCGCAGCCATTGTACTGGGAAGTTCCTCTCGAGCCGTATCTGCGAGCTTGGAAAGAGAAACTGCAGCTCTTCTCATGGCCTGCAAAACAGGaaacaatcaaaataattttaccGATTATTAAATGCAAACTAGACATAATCATTGTATCGAATCTGAAAACCTATCGTCAATTTTATCTAAACTGAAGCATTCCTTTCTTTGATTGAGGCTGACATAGACTTCCTAATTATCGCATAAGGGGTAGTTTAAAATATAAAGTATAGTAGGCATAAGCCAAAATCCCCATGAACAACCTTGAACTAACTCATCACTGTTAAATTAGCATATAAAAACTACGACAAAGTTACAAATATGATGTCAGAACACTTACAAACAGTGTAGGAACAGCTGCAATGACCAGACTTGTAAACGCCAAAGAAGCCTGCTTGTATCCAAGTGATTGGTGTCAACCAATCCGAAAATATAGaaaattgaaacatcaaa
Above is a genomic segment from Gossypium arboreum isolate Shixiya-1 chromosome 8, ASM2569848v2, whole genome shotgun sequence containing:
- the LOC108467817 gene encoding uncharacterized protein LOC108467817, translating into MKENLLLNANPTSNSSLQFLSFHRKTKAQISFLKAPSSLPFCSRSSSSCFVPLCSSTPYTNSTTKEFNLESNGLPQTSKSNLDGESNENYNVGIGHPIVPNFIPTQKMSLSDQAFYLFTFIACTASLAFTSLVIAAVPTLFAMRRAAVSLSKLADTAREELPSTMAAIRLSGMEISDLTLELSDLSQEIADGVNKSAQAVQAAEAGIRQIGSLAHQQTMSMIQERASLPIISIQPVVAGAARKTSHAVGQATKTIMNIIYRGESESENGDDSVIDRVEI